The genomic DNA TGTGTGAAGACACGCCATTTAAAGATCGGTGTGATACTTTATACGTGTATCAATATAATACGATGCGAAAGAAAAGTTGTTTCAATGTCTTTCCTGATCAAACAGACTTTTGTGCGCGCTCCAAACTATCTTAtatcttttgcaaattaaagaagaataaacATACTATTAGTCTTCTCGGATTTAAAGCTTGAGAGAACTATTATTTCCTTTCTTACTCATTAATATTCTTCAGCCAATATTTCACTTTTGCCTGTCTTTTTCCTTCTCATCGTCGTAATGTCAACTAAAAGACAGACAGCTCGTGCAGCATGAAATTTAGCGGGAGCATTAATTTCGTTTACCACTCGATTAATTATGCTCATACGCCGACGGTACAGCGAGACGCgtgcatgtataaatataaattggtaATTCTCGTTACGTCGCTCGTGCGGCATATGAATGCGGGGGGTCGCGGGAGTTCAACGATATTCGGAGCAGGAATTATGGTGTTCGTGCATAAAACCGAGGCAGCGGCGGCTACGGCAGAACCTGTTGCCGCTTTTAAGATCACGAAGACGATAAGACCGAAAGCGGAGGTGGAATCTCACCCGCGGTATAATTAAGCATTGACCTATAACGAGGTATAATTAGTCATAGCCCTAACGAGCTGCGCGGGAATCAATCGATAGAGTCGGCGATATCACGCCGAGACATCCGGCGTTGTCGATCTTTGATCTTGAGGAGAAACCGGCACATAAAGATACAATCGCGGACGTTATCGTAGAATCTAAGTAACGTGCTCCGTAAATCTATAGCAATGTTATGACAATCCTTGAGACTCGAATAAATATTGACGTTATTGCTCGACGAAGATCTCTATATAGAAGATAGAGAACAACATTAACATTTCTATAGATTCTCGAAATTAATTCCGATTGCAcagtatcaaattattattgcacaaCGATTGTGTTcgcttcaataaaataatactgtaAAAATTTCGTATGATTAAGTCCACTAGAATTATCATCAATATATTCAAGCTCCAATATTATCATCGACGAGCGCTTTCCTAGTAAACGACTTAACCGCTGACATACATTATCCTTAATTCAATCGCTCTCGACATTGTTCGATGCGAACGTACGCTAATGAGAACGGTAGCCGAAAGAGATATACTTGAACGATCGCCGAAGAAGGACAACGAGACTTATAGCACGGCGAAGACACGCCACGAGAGTCCAATAAGACATTGATTACAAGCTCGACTTCGGAGAGCGACCAGCTGTCGATGCATGCGTGCACATCGGCTTTCCCGTGTTGTTAGCGACCGCCTGGCGATTACAATGTCCGTAAATACGTAACGGCGTGTAGGATGCGGGCAGCCTTAACTAGTCGGAAATATGTGGTAACGTGATGTTGAAGCCGGAAGGGTTCGACGACCGCAGCGTGGAAAACGTGAGCGATAGCTCGCAAACTCAGATTGGTAATGTGCGATCGCGTATACAACGCACGAAaaacagaagaaaaagaagcgcgaaaaaaatggaaaaaaaatgagacgTTGTTGCTAGATCGTGCACAGATGATTAAAGAGATATAACATAGTATATTACCGTAATAAAGTTCAGATATCGTTCAAATTGTGTAATGGCTCGTGACGTCACTAAGAGCGAGGTCACATATCGTTTCGTTTCCTACCAATAGAATGcctttcaacttttttttttctttttttttttttaaataattaattgacagTTTGATGGATGCTTATTGAACGAttactgtttttttatatttctctcatatTGAATCGAACTGattcgagaaaaattgaaatatgacTGAAAGCGTTTGTTAATCGTCCTGCTTTTAATCGTTTCTAATTAAATGCATGTTTAATAAACACTCGGAACATTTCTATCGCAAATGATAGAAGTTATACGAGATAGAAGCTGAAGCTCGTTCGCTGTTATCGTACACGCTTCTAAAACGTACGGTAGCAATCTGTCAGACGGAGAAAAACAGTGTTAAGCCCAAGTAAGAACGTCTGTATCTCTCCTAGTTCACGTTCATGTGGACATGTCTGCGCGCTCCTGCACGCCTATATAGGATGCAGGAGAAAGCGCGCACGTGGCCCACAGGTTAATTAACGTTCTGGCGATTAGTAGGCGCTGACCACGTGGCCGATCATTAAATCGATCGACGAATCGCAATAATTCCGTGAAAACCCTCGGGCGCTACTTGTCTACTGCCCGCGATAAAAGGCTACTTTCTAAGTATAATTTGCGCTCGCCGTAACAAATTCGGATTTATTCGCCCGAATGGAGACGTATATcgttaattattgaataattgcGATTATTAATTTGCCGGCTGACGTACGTGAATTTATGAAACGCTACTTCGTTCCGAAGGATGCGATATTAGATATCGATTCTTATATCTCCTtgctttcaatatatttaccggataaaaaatatgtaggtatatgtgtacatatatataagaaaattctgtACTGAAATAGttcattacaaaattaataaaaaattcgcacgtaattatatttatcgtcaATAATagcacacacatataactCAAAGTAAGATATGCGAATCGTATCGATTTAGAGGCATCGGAAAACCATAAATTGGATGGCTTTTTCCTCGATGTATTACCTTCTAATATTCATGCCGACAGCTCGCAATAAGTCGAATATGAGCCATTATGGCCACGATTCATCGATATCATATGGCGAAATAACTACAATCACATCAAAGTATCTGGAACGATCTACACGTGAGCAAACGGGCCGCATTAGCATCAGTCGATACGCTTTTCATCATTAATTTCGTAAATACCTATAAATGCTCAGTATAACTGAGAGCGGAGCTATCATTATCGATACTTAGAGACGCAAGTATACCGTGCAATCAGCGCATAAAGGCATTTTATTGCCACGACATCACTGTTTAAAATCGACAGTTTTCGCACGCTTGGtgtaaatctatttatatgatatgcacatttaattaatttttttaactgtcTTTATCGCTAAATAATATGTTGATCTTTAtacaaaaagtattaataattatatatgtatcaaaaagagattgcaattatattaatcaaaaattatggaATCTTATATCATTCAGTTAactcaatattaaattgacattaataaattttttaatttattaagttaattattaaaatttttgatatcaaaattgatattggtataaacgaataatcaaaaaaaaaaaatctgtagagCTAACCAAGAAAAGCAATCTATACATCATATGGGAAGCGTCCAATCGATCCGCACAACAATACAGTCATTTTTAATGATCTCCAACTTCATCGATCATCCATCATAGAAACATCATACAATCCTTTCCCAAACATATCCGACGTCCATGTCGGGGCAACCCTCGGCGCGAATCGAGCGTGGCCGACGGAATTATAGATTGATCGACATAGAAGGAAGCGTTTCGACTTGAAGCCGCAGGAATCTGGAACGAGAACGTCCTGCATCATTCGACGCGCGCACGTTCGTAATCGACGCGGCGATACGCGGCGGGTATTAGCGcctattaatgattaattgacCAGTGCCAGGAGGAGGCGCTTACGTGTGTGAAGGTGCTACACGTTAGTTCCAGCCGGCAAGAACGAGAAGGTCGACCCGGGTCAGATCATGCCTCGCGCCGAATCGTTAGAAAGTCCGCGCTCTTGCGGTCTCACCGCACACGCTGCGTAGTATACGTTCTGAGTTGAGAAAAGAGATTCATACATCGGCTCGATTGCGAAGCGCGGCACGCTTCGTGCGCGTTGTTAGCGCGAGTAAACGCGATAAATACGATTTGCCGCATAGAGAGTTAGGTCGGGAAATTCTTGCGCAATTCCAAGATCTCACTCAGAAGAACCGACGCGTTTAAATCAGATTTTCTTCTAATCGATATAAgtgacatataataataaatgataattcgcGACTTCATATCTCTTTAGGAacacgataatttttaaagagtttGCGAAAAATGTTGCGATTAATTACTCTTGAGAAaaacaaacataaataaaagcatTGTTTGCAAGTCATTTGTTGACTCACTAACAGTAATGTTATCGTTAAACATTTTCAATGTTTACTATTTACAGTGATATctgctaaaatattattgcgtacaatttacaataacataagataatatataaaataataaataaaatttaacatagtTGGGagcaaatatacacatatataaactaaataaatttgtattagaataaaaattggagTTAATTtactcaaattttattataaataaaaatgaaaatttattaattactaaaagatatatttcattacaaataaaatattttttgttgtctacatataaatataatgctttattttttatttataatttataatttgagataaaattGACCAAACTCTAAGTCAGAAACAATCGTGTAAATGTTGCATATTTCACATCTCCCAGATAATCGAAGATTCTGAATAGTTGACAAATACTAGATCGATAAAACGCTAGCGACAAACGAATACAACGGAGAAGTGTGCGTGGGATGTGAGGACACTGTATTCGTCTTGTGCGCCGTATCACGGAAGACATATGGACCGGGTCGATCCACATTCATGACTTTCTAACGATCCAGAACGGAACGATCTTATGTCAATCAGGATGCGCGATCGCGCTTATGTATGCAACAGCTTTAACCCCTTCGTTCGAGTCTTTCGAGTCTACGGAATCTCTTATACCCACTCGATCTTCCCGCTGTGATAAGTTACACCTACGTATCCATCATTCGCTAGCAATCaacgttaaattataatatatattacaattatttttactcttcGCGTTTACATGATGCATAATAGTTTACGAATCTCATCCTTCATGGAAAGTTTTgtcgaaattttaaaaaataaaaattgcgaagATTAAAGTTTTGAgtctgatttaaataatttggcGGCGAGATTATTGATGCCATAATTCCGAGAGGATCCACTGCGGTACTCGAGACGATCATCGAGATCATGCTCTTTGCATTCGAAATTCATCGTGGTAATTCGACAGTGAATCATCGAATtgcatttgcaaaatattcagATGTAAGTAATTGACGATCGCGCACAGAGAATATTATGGCTCCACTTTATAAGCCttcaatgatttatttagattttacttttatgtattttaacgaTCCAATATTGCGTATTCGCGTGATCGTTACACTTGCATTCGCATTAAACCGGACATTAATGACAGATAACGCACAAATTGCCGCATTAATTATCGCCATTTTCATAGTATTATctcgttatataattaatcgactccatatatacaatattgtatatataatagatattatatgtttttaatatatcactaaaaaatttattaattcacttGCAAAATCATTATCGGAGATCATCccgagattataatatatgctcGTTATAAGAAACGAGGGATGACAGTACCAAGATTCCTCTCAAACACTGAGTCTCTCGAGAAGTGTAGCGAGGTCCCTGGGGGCACGTCAGTTTCGATTATCCTTGGCTATCGTTAGGCCCCGTTCGGACCCCGCTCGCGCGCGTGTGCTCGTTCGCGCGAACGCAGTCGCGGTCCTCGAAACGTCAGGCTGTCAGGGCCGTAAATTTTTGCGCGGGCGCCCACCTCTCGTCATGCATATTCATGAATACTCGAATGTAATCGAACGCCGAAGCGGCGGTAGAAGGAGACAGACGGGGTCCTCGAGTGCTTCGATCAGCCGTCGACTCGATTCAAGAATGACGAGGGCCAACCATGAGAGCATATATAGATAAGAGAGGCCGCTCTTCTTGAATCTCGTCGCAGAATACTAAGACGACCGTGCACTTTATGCGAGCCCCGAGACGACACGTACGACGTCGATCCTTATCTCGCGAAGGATACCGCAAAATCAGGTATCGCGACGTGatcgaatttaatttcgacACGGATCGATGAATTTTCTTcgttaaaataagtttattaataagtatcgGGATATGTCAATCTCATCAATCggcaaaaatttttggaaacttCAAAGTTGACGTTATATTCTCCttaatatgacatatttatataaaggagCCGCCATAAGTATGTATCGAGTCTTCATTTCTTATTGCGCGAAATAACTTCCCTAAAGTGAAGTGAGAGGAAATTGTGACTCTCGTGACACGAGGATGAGGAATTTTTCTATCGCGGTGAAGTCATGGCTCTTGCTCTCTGTCAGGTGTGAGTGAACGATGTGACAGCCGAAGGAATAACTTCTGTCACGAAATCGGCGAGGAGTAGCGCGGTTCGAGAACCCAGCTCCGCGATACCGCCGGATTCGCGAAGCGGAAGATCGTATCGTGTACGTGCGAGATAAGCGTGTCGGGTtatctataattaatcaatttgcgTCTACCAGGCAGCAGCTCGGTAATTACATCTCTCCgttttatcgcaaattatgAAACCATTCATCGTACGGTTCTCGACGATCGCGAGTAAGGGGCCGAGAAAGTGGACCGCGCCCCAGTTTTAAGACGAAAGGTCGTTACTGTCTAGCGAAATTACGCGCTtctaaatagagaaaaaggagCGGAAACATTTGAATCgaatgaaatatgtaaatagtTTTCCCggagataaaaaatgtattaagttCATAAAACTGTCATTGCAAGTGGCGAGATCATATTCGCAAATGCATTTTGCTTTGAAGGATAACgaaatgaagagaaaagaaatagatacAAAGACagcgacagagagagaaaaaacaagAGGAGAAAGTGTAGATGCTATAAACTAGAGAGGGGGTGAAGGGTCGACGTTAGCTTCGAGGGGTCATTATAGAACTCTCGTTGGCGCTCCGTCTCTCCCTACTCGCTAATGTCAGACTGTCTGGATTGACTGATGTCAGGTCATTCAAAGCCTTCTAGATCGCTTTGCTGCCTCGAGAAGATATTGCGCGATGGACCGCAACATGCACGTCATTACGGGGTTGACTTtcaaaagcaattaaaaatagtagGCACATATTATACAGAGCCTTAATTTTACGAGTGACGACTAAAAccttatatgatttttttcactttaataaataagcgaATCTTGTTGTATAatcgttataaattattaaagttgatcgttatattaattatttttttgcacataaatatatctcttcttttaaatttatagaaatatttttcaaacaaaattatcgCAAAGAAATCTATAGAGAAATAACACGAAAAATGATGTATATGCATCATCTGCGATTGGACTCGCAGAAATTCGcgtcatgataaaaaaaaattctcctcGACTTACCTGTGCGTACTCGGCGCAGATGTCGATCGACGAGACGTAATTGACGACGTCCTCGATGGTCCAGCGATTCACAGCTTGTCCGTCGCCGCAGGGCATGTGAGCATAGAGCGTCGGGCACCTGACTGGCGGAGGTGTGATTGGTCTCGCGGTAGGTTTCGGCTTGGGAGATACGCTTTCGGATCTTCTTGTTTCCGGTCTTTGCCGCTTGCGAGGTGCAAAACCACCGGGACTCGAAAGGTCCAAAGGACTCGTCACTCCCGCATCTCTTTTGTTCGCGCCTGAGTTTTGAAGCAAACATAatgttgttaattaatttttcttcaagttGATTATCGATATAAGCATTGATAAAAAGTGCATAAAGTGCGCCGAATTCTACGCAATATTCTTggtttacaaatatttctcaattaatttcaaaataattaattttttttaatttttaaaatatcatctatttttaaatgtaaagtaaaaaataaacagcgattaaaaataattacaaaataattatttgcgagTGACAGATAAATGGGACTTCTCTTGTCTGTAaacatatgattttatttttgacacttACCTTTAAGATATGTTTCCAATTCAGCAGCGTTTTGAGCCGCGTTGGCAGTGCGCACCATGTGAAGAAGAGCTTGAGTAGAGGACATATCGATCATAGGCGGAAACACGGGATTACCAAAGAGACTATCCTGTTTCTGTTCTTTCGGATCTTTGTTGGAGAGAGGGGAGGTCGTCGGGATAGTCGGTGGTTGCGGTGCCCCTAAAGGCGCCATCAGACCAACAAATGGCGTCGCCGCGGTCTTGAAGGCCGGAAACCTCGGATCTAAACCCGGAGGATATCCGTTCCTCGATGTACTGAAGTAactgaaatgattaaaaaaataatacaatattattatcactattgtatgtaaaaacttttaacttttaataaaaagattttaataaaaatataaaaattatttaaaaaatgaatatattataacttctaatattttaaactgtcTTAATGTTAGATGAAGagatccaaaatattttactttctaatctcgaaattcgattttattattattatattaatcctGTGatcaatataagaaatataactctatcgcaaaaaattaagtgtaataaataaagcaagATAGACATACTCGTTGGGGTTGGCATTGTTGTATTTGGCGGCGAGACTTCTCATGAAATCGCTATAATTTCGCCCCATCATCTGTTCCATGTGCTTGAGATGATGGGGTGGTGGTGGACCCTCGGGTCCTCCCAAAGGCGTAGCATTTGGCGGCGTCCCCGGATGACTCGACGAAGAAG from Cataglyphis hispanica isolate Lineage 1 chromosome 21, ULB_Chis1_1.0, whole genome shotgun sequence includes the following:
- the LOC126857270 gene encoding uncharacterized protein LOC126857270 isoform X4, yielding MFRLDWDFGFRPDRYGGSEKNGYSDGGGSFSYHFGEVSGENVSASTGPTRGGDRGEAADLGTHTENNDGATLAANTAVDARGGSPQGAHLSGAATPRPPRSRRRQNQNGLDTTQVKTERLTPDNNSTSSRSVTPSSSSHPGTPPNATPLGGPEGPPPPHHLKHMEQMMGRNYSDFMRSLAAKYNNANPNDYFSTSRNGYPPGLDPRFPAFKTAATPFVGLMAPLGAPQPPTIPTTSPLSNKDPKEQKQDSLFGNPVFPPMIDMSSTQALLHMVRTANAAQNAAELETYLKGANKRDAGVTSPLDLSSPGGFAPRKRQRPETRRSESVSPKPKPTARPITPPPVRCPTLYAHMPCGDGQAVNRWTIEDVVNYVSSIDICAEYAQNFREHRIDGAALPLLSENHLTGTMGMKLGPALKLRIMLARKIGACTVCLHCAHCHQTPLPTLSAAGAAAAVTQQQPQQQQQQTPGRRPSSTGN
- the LOC126857270 gene encoding uncharacterized protein LOC126857270 isoform X3 translates to MHTGISLLTTLPMPVRKNKGSSAQGSEKNGYSDGGGSFSYHFGEVSGENVSASTGPTRGGDRGEAADLGTHTENNDGATLAANTAVDARGGSPQGAHLSGAATPRPPRSRRRQNQNGLDTTQVKTERLTPDNNSTSSRSVTPSSSSHPGTPPNATPLGGPEGPPPPHHLKHMEQMMGRNYSDFMRSLAAKYNNANPNDYFSTSRNGYPPGLDPRFPAFKTAATPFVGLMAPLGAPQPPTIPTTSPLSNKDPKEQKQDSLFGNPVFPPMIDMSSTQALLHMVRTANAAQNAAELETYLKGANKRDAGVTSPLDLSSPGGFAPRKRQRPETRRSESVSPKPKPTARPITPPPVRCPTLYAHMPCGDGQAVNRWTIEDVVNYVSSIDICAEYAQNFREHRIDGAALPLLSENHLTGTMGMKLGPALKLRIMLARKIGACTVCLHCAHCHQTPLPTLSAAGAAAAVTQQQPQQQQQQTPGRRPSSTGN
- the LOC126857270 gene encoding uncharacterized protein LOC126857270 isoform X7 — encoded protein: MRGEVSGENVSASTGPTRGGDRGEAADLGTHTENNDGATLAANTAVDARGGSPQGAHLSGAATPRPPRSRRRQNQNGLDTTQVKTERLTPDNNSTSSRSVTPSSSSHPGTPPNATPLGGPEGPPPPHHLKHMEQMMGRNYSDFMRSLAAKYNNANPNDYFSTSRNGYPPGLDPRFPAFKTAATPFVGLMAPLGAPQPPTIPTTSPLSNKDPKEQKQDSLFGNPVFPPMIDMSSTQALLHMVRTANAAQNAAELETYLKGANKRDAGVTSPLDLSSPGGFAPRKRQRPETRRSESVSPKPKPTARPITPPPVRCPTLYAHMPCGDGQAVNRWTIEDVVNYVSSIDICAEYAQNFREHRIDGAALPLLSENHLTGTMGMKLGPALKLRIMLARKIGACTVCLHCAHCHQTPLPTLSAAGAAAAVTQQQPQQQQQQTPGRRPSSTGN
- the LOC126857270 gene encoding uncharacterized protein LOC126857270 isoform X5, whose protein sequence is MRWGKETLGSEKNGYSDGGGSFSYHFGEVSGENVSASTGPTRGGDRGEAADLGTHTENNDGATLAANTAVDARGGSPQGAHLSGAATPRPPRSRRRQNQNGLDTTQVKTERLTPDNNSTSSRSVTPSSSSHPGTPPNATPLGGPEGPPPPHHLKHMEQMMGRNYSDFMRSLAAKYNNANPNDYFSTSRNGYPPGLDPRFPAFKTAATPFVGLMAPLGAPQPPTIPTTSPLSNKDPKEQKQDSLFGNPVFPPMIDMSSTQALLHMVRTANAAQNAAELETYLKGANKRDAGVTSPLDLSSPGGFAPRKRQRPETRRSESVSPKPKPTARPITPPPVRCPTLYAHMPCGDGQAVNRWTIEDVVNYVSSIDICAEYAQNFREHRIDGAALPLLSENHLTGTMGMKLGPALKLRIMLARKIGACTVCLHCAHCHQTPLPTLSAAGAAAAVTQQQPQQQQQQTPGRRPSSTGN
- the LOC126857270 gene encoding uncharacterized protein LOC126857270 isoform X6, with the translated sequence MRELDTESPVVWPAWCYTGEVSGENVSASTGPTRGGDRGEAADLGTHTENNDGATLAANTAVDARGGSPQGAHLSGAATPRPPRSRRRQNQNGLDTTQVKTERLTPDNNSTSSRSVTPSSSSHPGTPPNATPLGGPEGPPPPHHLKHMEQMMGRNYSDFMRSLAAKYNNANPNDYFSTSRNGYPPGLDPRFPAFKTAATPFVGLMAPLGAPQPPTIPTTSPLSNKDPKEQKQDSLFGNPVFPPMIDMSSTQALLHMVRTANAAQNAAELETYLKGANKRDAGVTSPLDLSSPGGFAPRKRQRPETRRSESVSPKPKPTARPITPPPVRCPTLYAHMPCGDGQAVNRWTIEDVVNYVSSIDICAEYAQNFREHRIDGAALPLLSENHLTGTMGMKLGPALKLRIMLARKIGACTVCLHCAHCHQTPLPTLSAAGAAAAVTQQQPQQQQQQTPGRRPSSTGN